The following proteins are encoded in a genomic region of Glycine max cultivar Williams 82 chromosome 18, Glycine_max_v4.0, whole genome shotgun sequence:
- the LOC100778445 gene encoding chaperone protein dnaJ 11, chloroplastic, which translates to MAPALNLAAGGIPLSFSSSVDRSASFPRRSSVRAVAAEAVDTQRPAASLYEVLRVERDASPTEIKSAYRSLAKLYHPDAAVQRSPETDGDGDFIQLRNAYETLSDPSARAMYDRTLAAAHGGRHRRFSTSLSRNHSSAFYTTRRWETDQCW; encoded by the coding sequence ATGGCGCCAGCGCTGAACCTCGCCGCCGGAGGAATTCCGCTGAGTTTCTCTTCCTCCGTCGACCGCTCCGCCAGCTTTCCACGGCGGTCCTCGGTCCGCGCCGTCGCGGCTGAGGCGGTGGATACGCAGCGGCCGGCGGCGAGCCTTTACGAGGTGCTGCGAGTCGAGCGAGACGCATCGCCGACGGAGATCAAGTCGGCGTACCGGAGCCTCGCGAAGCTCTACCATCCCGATGCGGCGGTGCAGAGGTCACCGGAGACTGACGGCGACGGAGACTTCATTCAGCTCCGAAACGCGTACGAGACGCTGTCGGATCCGTCGGCGAGGGCGATGTACGATAGGACGCTGGCGGCGGCGCACGGCGGAAGACACCGCCGGTTTTCTACTTCGCTTAGTCGGAACCACTCGTCGGCGTTTTACACGACGCGAAGGTGGGAAACGGACCAATGCTGGTAG
- the LOC100802374 gene encoding enhancer of mRNA-decapping protein 4 isoform X1, producing MASPNNHNSPPPIPFDMHSFFNPQPPSSSNPNPNPNPSSSFPPPFSPAPFHFPNFDLPLQHQHQHQHQHQHRSISFPTQPIPPPSNPNAGARLMALLGNPSPTPPQPPPPEFVPASSSSSPSSSAILAAASAAAAALTRLPSSKVPKGRRLVGEHVAYDVDVRLPGEVQPQLEVAPITKYGSDPNPVLGRQIAVNKSYICYGLKQGNIRVLNIHTAVRSLLRGHTQRVTDLAFFAEDVHLLASVGTDGRVYVWKISEGPDDEDKPQITANIVISLQIVGEEKVEHPQICWHCHKQEILTVGMGKHVLRIDTTKVGNGEAFVADDPLRCPVDKLIDGVQLVGTHDGEVTDLSMCQWMTNRLVSASQDGTIKIWEDRKAHPLAILRPHDGNPVFSATFFTAPHQPDHIVLITAGPQNQEVKLWVSASEEGWLLPSDTESWKCTQTLELKSSAQPSKDAFFNQVAALSHAGLLLLANAQRNAIYAVHLEYGPNPESTRMDYIAEFTVTMPILSFTGTSDILPHGEHIVQVYCVQTQAIQQYALDLAQCLPPPYENMGLEKSDSSVSRDPITVEGFHSLDSSAGRTTEMSLASSAPKTMLQTSSNDGGLVARYPLSSGHVEAPISREISNSNTEAKPVTLPPSCSDADIVCIPSPPLPLSPRLSLKLSDIRSPQSNLSDHVGDHPVNDYSIDRQMDTIHRNLSDPSNNNSNNDEKKMKQDDISSVLNPSVMFKQPTHLITPSEITKAGSSSETNIIDRKNEGEAKIQDVVDVGNAEVEVKVVGETRSNQSDEFGRQGSQQHPYADGKEKLFCSQASDLGIEMARDCCGMSGDAYLTEEPGQLDSTVGDSLAQPPDASEDGLQDLAKDAHEKVSDSSTSVAVPPSPVPNAKGKRQKGKISQPSGPSSSSPSACNSTDSSHEPIGNSSLPSAENAFPQFLAMQESLNQLLTMQKEMQKQMTMMVAVPVTKEGRRLEAALGRNLEKAVKSNSDALWARIQEENTKSEKLLRDRIQQVTGLISNFMNKDLPVILEKTVKKEMASVGQAVVRAMSPAVEKIISSSIVESFQRGVGDKAVNQLDKSVNSKLEATVARQIQAQFQTTGKQVLQETLKSSFETSLVPAFEMSCKAMFEQVDATFQKGMVEHSTAVQQRLESAPTSLAMTLRDSINSASSITQTLSREVLEGHRKLVTLAATRTNSGTLNTLPVQLNNGPVLHEKVEVPLDPTQELARLISERKYEEAFIGALHRSDVSIVSWLCTQVNLHGLLSMVPLPLSQGVLLSLLQQLACDINNDTPRKIVWLTDVAAAINPSDPTIAMHTRSIFEQVYQILNHQRSLPTMTGVDLSSIRLLLHVVNSMLMTCK from the exons ATGGCTTCCCCCAACAACCACAACTCTCCACCCCCCATTCCCTTCGACATGCACTCCTTCTTCAACCCCCAACCGCCCTCTTcctctaaccctaaccctaaccctaacccttccTCCTCCTTCCCTCCGCCCTTCTCCCCCGCGCCCTTCCACTTCCCCAACTTCGACCTCCCTCTCCAGCACCAGCACCAGCACCAGCACCAGCACCAGCACCGCTCCATCTCCTTCCCCACCCAACCCATCCCTCCCCCTTCCAACCCCAACGCCGGAGCCCGCCTCATGGCTCTCCTCGGCAACCCCTCCCCCACCCCGCCGCAACCCCCTCCGCCCGAATTCGTCcccgcctcctcctcctcctcccccTCCTCCTCCGCCATCCTCGCCGCCGCCTCCGCCGCAGCCGCGGCACTCACGCGACTCCCCAGCAGTAAGGTCCCCAAGGGCAGGCGGTTGGTCGGGGAGCACGTGGCTTACGACGTTGACGTCAGGCTGCCCGGCGAGGTCCAGCCCCAGCTCGAGGTGGCTCCGATTACCAAATACGGGTCGGATCCTAACCCGGTTCTGGGAAGGCAGATTGCGGTGAACAAGTCGTATATATGCTATGGCTTGAAACAGGGGAACATTAGGGTGCTCAATATTCACACTGCTGTCAGGTCCTTGCTCAGAGGCCACACTCAG AGGGTCACAGACTTGGCGTTCTTTGCTGAAGATGTTCATCTCTTGGCTAG TGTTGGCACAGATGGCCGTGTCTATGTGTGGAAGATCTCTGAAGGTCCAGATGATGAAGATAAGCCTCAAATTACTGCCAATATTGTTATTTCTCTTCAAATAGTGGGGGAGGAGAAAGTTGAACATCCCCAAATTTGTTGGCACTGCCACAAACAA GAGATTTTGACAGTTGGTATGGGAAAACATGTTTTAAGGATTGATACCACAAAAGTTGGAAATGGTGAAGCCTTTGTGGCAGATGATCCTCTGAGATGTCCTGTGGACAAGCTCATTGATGGGGTTCAGCTGGTAGGCACACATGATGGGGAGGTGACTGATTTGTCGATGTGCCAATGGATGACGAATCGATTGGTATCTGCGTCACAGGATGGCAcg ATAAAGATCTGGGAAGATCGCAAGGCACATCCACTTGCAATTTTGAGACCACATGATGGGAATCCGGTTTTTTCTGCTACATTTTTTACTGCTCCTCATCAGCCGGATCATATTGTCCTTATCACCGCA GGACCACAAAATCAGGAAGTGAAGCTTTGGGTCTCAGCAAGTGAAGAAGGTTGGCTGCTCCCAAGTGACACTGAATCATGGAAATGCACTCAGACATTGGAGTTGAAGAGTTCAGCTCAACCTTCTAAGGATGCATTCTTTAATCAAGTTGCAGCATTGTCTCATGCAGGTCTGCTTTTACTTGCAAATGCCCAGAGGAATGCTATATATGCTGTGCATTTAGAGTATGGTCCTAATCCAGAATCAACACGCATGGATTATATAGCTGAGTTTACTGTGACAATGCCCATTCTGAGTTTTACTGGGACCAGTGATATATTGCCACATGGTGAACATATTGTTCAGGTTTATTGTGTTCAGACACAGGCTATTCAGCAGTATGCTTTGGATCTGGCTCAGTGCTTGCCTCCGCCTTACGAAAATATGGGACTAGAGAAGTCAGATTCCAGTGTTTCACGCGATCCTATTACTGTTGAAGGATTCCACTCTTTAGATTCTTCTGCAGGTAGAACAACTGAAATGTCTTTAGCCAGTTCTGCTCCAAAAACAATGTTACAAACAAGTAGTAACGATGGTGGACTTGTGGCAAGATATCCTTTGAGCTCTGGCCATGTTGAGGCACCTATTTCTAGAGAAATCAGCAATTCTAATACTGAAGCTAAACCTGTTACATTACCTCCTTCTTGTAGTGATGCTGATATTGTTTGTATTCCATCTCCACCTCTTCCTTTGAGCCCAAGGTTATCTTTGAAACTCTCCGATATCAGGAGTCCACAATCCAACTTGAGTGATCATGTTGGGGACCATCCTGTTAATGATTATTCAATAGACAGACAAATGGATACCATTCATAGGAACTTGTCTGACCCATCGAATAACAATTCAAATAATgatgagaagaaaatgaagcagGATGACATTTCTAGTGTACTTAATCCTTCTGTCATGTTTAAGCAACCAACTCATCTAATTACACCATCTGAGATCACAAAAGCTGGTTCCTCCTCTGAGACTAATATAATTGATAGgaagaatgagggagaagcaAAGATCCAGGATGTGGTTGATGTGGGTAATGCTGAAGTGGAAGTGAAAGTGGTGGGTGAGACAAGATCTAATCAAAGTGATGAATTTGGTCGGCAGGGGTCTCAACAACATCCATATGCTGAtggtaaagaaaaattattttgctcTCAGGCTTCAGATCTTGGTATTGAGATGGCCCGAGATTGCTGTGGGATGTCTGGGGACGCATACCTTACAGAGGAACCTGGGCAACTTGATTCAACAGTAGGAGACTCACTGGCTCAACCACCTGATGCCAGTGAGGATGGACTTCAAGACTTAGCAAAAGATGCCCATGAAAAGGTTTCTGACTCATCTACATCTGTGGCAGTGCCTCCATCTCCTGTGCCTAATGCAAAAGGGAAAAGACAGAAAGGTAAAATTTCTCAACCATCAGGCCCATCTTCCTCATCTCCAAGTGCGTGCAATTCAACTGATTCATCCCATGAACCAATTGGAAATTCTAGCCTCCCATCTGCTGAAAATGCTTTCCCTCAATTTCTGGCAATGCAAGAATCGCTCAATCAG TTATTGACAATGCAAAAAGAGATGCAGAAGCAGATGACAATGATGGTTGCTGTTCCAGTGACTAAAGAAGGTAGAAGGCTTGAGGCTGCCCTAGGGAGAAACCTGGAAAAAGCTGTCAAGTCCAACAGTGATGCTTTGTGGGCTCGAATTCAGGAGGAGAAtacaaaaagtgaaaaattgtTACGAGACCGTATCCAGCAAGTTACAGGTTTGATTAGTAACTTTATGAATAAGGATCTACCAGTGATACTGGAGAAAACAGTAAAGAAGGAAATGGCTTCAGTTGGGCAAGCAGTAGTACGTGCTATGTCTCCTGCTGTGGAGAAAATAATATCTTCTTCTATTGTGGAGTCTTTCCAG AGAGGAGTGGGTGATAAGGCAGTGAACCAACTTGATAAATCAGTTAATTCAAAACTTGAAGCTACTGTAGCTAGGCAAATCCAAGCACAATTTCAGACAACTGGCAAGCAGGTGCTTCAG GAGACACTCAAATCCAGTTTTGAAACATCATTGGTTCCTGCATTTGAGATGTCATGTAAAGCCATGTTTGAGCAAGTGGATGCTACATTTCAGAAAGGCATGGTTGAACATTCAACTGCTGTTCAGCAACGCCTTGAATCTGCACCCACTTCGTTGGCAATGACATTAAGG GATTCCATTAATTCAGCATCATCAATTACTCAAACCTTGAGTAGAGAAGTGCTTGAGGGCCACAGAAAGCTAGTGACACTCGCAGCTACAAGAACAAACTCAGGCACATTAAATACTCTGCCTGTCCAGCTGAACAATGGTCCTGTACTTCATGAAAAG GTCGAGGTGCCTCTGGATCCCACACAAGAGCTGGCAAGGTTGATTTCTGAACGGAAATATGAGGAGGCTTTCATTGGAGCTCTACATAGAAGTGATGTATCCATTGTATCTTGGTTATGTACTCAG GTTAATTTACACGGACTTTTGTCAATGGTTCCTCTTCCTTTAAGCCAAGGTGTACTGCTTTCACTTCTTCAGCAATTGGCTTGTGATATTAACAATGATACACCGCGAAAGATTGTGTGGTTGACTGATGTGGCTGCTGCCATAAACCCGTCAGACCCAACGATTGCGATGCACACGCGATCCATCTTTGAGCAAGTCTATCAGATACTGAATCATCAACGTAGCTTGCCTACAATGACTGGAGTTGATCTCTCAAGTATCCGTCTTTTATTGCATGTCGTCAACTCCATGCTTATGACATGTAAATGA
- the LOC100802374 gene encoding enhancer of mRNA-decapping protein 4 isoform X2, with protein MASPNNHNSPPPIPFDMHSFFNPQPPSSSNPNPNPNPSSSFPPPFSPAPFHFPNFDLPLQHQHQHQHQHQHRSISFPTQPIPPPSNPNAGARLMALLGNPSPTPPQPPPPEFVPASSSSSPSSSAILAAASAAAAALTRLPSSKVPKGRRLVGEHVAYDVDVRLPGEVQPQLEVAPITKYGSDPNPVLGRQIAVNKSYICYGLKQGNIRVLNIHTAVRSLLRGHTQRVTDLAFFAEDVHLLASVGTDGRVYVWKISEGPDDEDKPQITANIVISLQIVGEEKVEHPQICWHCHKQEILTVGMGKHVLRIDTTKVGNGEAFVADDPLRCPVDKLIDGVQLVGTHDGEVTDLSMCQWMTNRLVSASQDGTIKIWEDRKAHPLAILRPHDGNPVFSATFFTAPHQPDHIVLITAGPQNQEVKLWVSASEEGWLLPSDTESWKCTQTLELKSSAQPSKDAFFNQVAALSHAGLLLLANAQRNAIYAVHLEYGPNPESTRMDYIAEFTVTMPILSFTGTSDILPHGEHIVQVYCVQTQAIQQYALDLAQCLPPPYENMGLEKSDSSVSRDPITVEGFHSLDSSAGRTTEMSLASSAPKTMLQTSSNDGGLVARYPLSSGHVEAPISREISNSNTEAKPVTLPPSCSDADIVCIPSPPLPLSPRLSLKLSDIRSPQSNLSDHVGDHPVNDYSIDRQMDTIHRNLSDPSNNNSNNDEKKMKQDDISSVLNPSVMFKQPTHLITPSEITKAGSSSETNIIDRKNEGEAKIQDVVDVGNAEVEVKVVGETRSNQSDEFGRQGSQQHPYADGKEKLFCSQASDLGIEMARDCCGMSGDAYLTEEPGQLDSTVGDSLAQPPDASEDGLQDLAKDAHEKVSDSSTSVAVPPSPVPNAKGKRQKGKISQPSGPSSSSPSACNSTDSSHEPIGNSSLPSAENAFPQFLAMQESLNQLLTMQKEMQKQMTMMVAVPVTKEGRRLEAALGRNLEKAVKSNSDALWARIQEENTKSEKLLRDRIQQVTGLISNFMNKDLPVILEKTVKKEMASVGQAVVRAMSPAVEKIISSSIVESFQRGVGDKAVNQLDKSVNSKLEATVARQIQAQFQTTGKQVLQDSINSASSITQTLSREVLEGHRKLVTLAATRTNSGTLNTLPVQLNNGPVLHEKVEVPLDPTQELARLISERKYEEAFIGALHRSDVSIVSWLCTQVNLHGLLSMVPLPLSQGVLLSLLQQLACDINNDTPRKIVWLTDVAAAINPSDPTIAMHTRSIFEQVYQILNHQRSLPTMTGVDLSSIRLLLHVVNSMLMTCK; from the exons ATGGCTTCCCCCAACAACCACAACTCTCCACCCCCCATTCCCTTCGACATGCACTCCTTCTTCAACCCCCAACCGCCCTCTTcctctaaccctaaccctaaccctaacccttccTCCTCCTTCCCTCCGCCCTTCTCCCCCGCGCCCTTCCACTTCCCCAACTTCGACCTCCCTCTCCAGCACCAGCACCAGCACCAGCACCAGCACCAGCACCGCTCCATCTCCTTCCCCACCCAACCCATCCCTCCCCCTTCCAACCCCAACGCCGGAGCCCGCCTCATGGCTCTCCTCGGCAACCCCTCCCCCACCCCGCCGCAACCCCCTCCGCCCGAATTCGTCcccgcctcctcctcctcctcccccTCCTCCTCCGCCATCCTCGCCGCCGCCTCCGCCGCAGCCGCGGCACTCACGCGACTCCCCAGCAGTAAGGTCCCCAAGGGCAGGCGGTTGGTCGGGGAGCACGTGGCTTACGACGTTGACGTCAGGCTGCCCGGCGAGGTCCAGCCCCAGCTCGAGGTGGCTCCGATTACCAAATACGGGTCGGATCCTAACCCGGTTCTGGGAAGGCAGATTGCGGTGAACAAGTCGTATATATGCTATGGCTTGAAACAGGGGAACATTAGGGTGCTCAATATTCACACTGCTGTCAGGTCCTTGCTCAGAGGCCACACTCAG AGGGTCACAGACTTGGCGTTCTTTGCTGAAGATGTTCATCTCTTGGCTAG TGTTGGCACAGATGGCCGTGTCTATGTGTGGAAGATCTCTGAAGGTCCAGATGATGAAGATAAGCCTCAAATTACTGCCAATATTGTTATTTCTCTTCAAATAGTGGGGGAGGAGAAAGTTGAACATCCCCAAATTTGTTGGCACTGCCACAAACAA GAGATTTTGACAGTTGGTATGGGAAAACATGTTTTAAGGATTGATACCACAAAAGTTGGAAATGGTGAAGCCTTTGTGGCAGATGATCCTCTGAGATGTCCTGTGGACAAGCTCATTGATGGGGTTCAGCTGGTAGGCACACATGATGGGGAGGTGACTGATTTGTCGATGTGCCAATGGATGACGAATCGATTGGTATCTGCGTCACAGGATGGCAcg ATAAAGATCTGGGAAGATCGCAAGGCACATCCACTTGCAATTTTGAGACCACATGATGGGAATCCGGTTTTTTCTGCTACATTTTTTACTGCTCCTCATCAGCCGGATCATATTGTCCTTATCACCGCA GGACCACAAAATCAGGAAGTGAAGCTTTGGGTCTCAGCAAGTGAAGAAGGTTGGCTGCTCCCAAGTGACACTGAATCATGGAAATGCACTCAGACATTGGAGTTGAAGAGTTCAGCTCAACCTTCTAAGGATGCATTCTTTAATCAAGTTGCAGCATTGTCTCATGCAGGTCTGCTTTTACTTGCAAATGCCCAGAGGAATGCTATATATGCTGTGCATTTAGAGTATGGTCCTAATCCAGAATCAACACGCATGGATTATATAGCTGAGTTTACTGTGACAATGCCCATTCTGAGTTTTACTGGGACCAGTGATATATTGCCACATGGTGAACATATTGTTCAGGTTTATTGTGTTCAGACACAGGCTATTCAGCAGTATGCTTTGGATCTGGCTCAGTGCTTGCCTCCGCCTTACGAAAATATGGGACTAGAGAAGTCAGATTCCAGTGTTTCACGCGATCCTATTACTGTTGAAGGATTCCACTCTTTAGATTCTTCTGCAGGTAGAACAACTGAAATGTCTTTAGCCAGTTCTGCTCCAAAAACAATGTTACAAACAAGTAGTAACGATGGTGGACTTGTGGCAAGATATCCTTTGAGCTCTGGCCATGTTGAGGCACCTATTTCTAGAGAAATCAGCAATTCTAATACTGAAGCTAAACCTGTTACATTACCTCCTTCTTGTAGTGATGCTGATATTGTTTGTATTCCATCTCCACCTCTTCCTTTGAGCCCAAGGTTATCTTTGAAACTCTCCGATATCAGGAGTCCACAATCCAACTTGAGTGATCATGTTGGGGACCATCCTGTTAATGATTATTCAATAGACAGACAAATGGATACCATTCATAGGAACTTGTCTGACCCATCGAATAACAATTCAAATAATgatgagaagaaaatgaagcagGATGACATTTCTAGTGTACTTAATCCTTCTGTCATGTTTAAGCAACCAACTCATCTAATTACACCATCTGAGATCACAAAAGCTGGTTCCTCCTCTGAGACTAATATAATTGATAGgaagaatgagggagaagcaAAGATCCAGGATGTGGTTGATGTGGGTAATGCTGAAGTGGAAGTGAAAGTGGTGGGTGAGACAAGATCTAATCAAAGTGATGAATTTGGTCGGCAGGGGTCTCAACAACATCCATATGCTGAtggtaaagaaaaattattttgctcTCAGGCTTCAGATCTTGGTATTGAGATGGCCCGAGATTGCTGTGGGATGTCTGGGGACGCATACCTTACAGAGGAACCTGGGCAACTTGATTCAACAGTAGGAGACTCACTGGCTCAACCACCTGATGCCAGTGAGGATGGACTTCAAGACTTAGCAAAAGATGCCCATGAAAAGGTTTCTGACTCATCTACATCTGTGGCAGTGCCTCCATCTCCTGTGCCTAATGCAAAAGGGAAAAGACAGAAAGGTAAAATTTCTCAACCATCAGGCCCATCTTCCTCATCTCCAAGTGCGTGCAATTCAACTGATTCATCCCATGAACCAATTGGAAATTCTAGCCTCCCATCTGCTGAAAATGCTTTCCCTCAATTTCTGGCAATGCAAGAATCGCTCAATCAG TTATTGACAATGCAAAAAGAGATGCAGAAGCAGATGACAATGATGGTTGCTGTTCCAGTGACTAAAGAAGGTAGAAGGCTTGAGGCTGCCCTAGGGAGAAACCTGGAAAAAGCTGTCAAGTCCAACAGTGATGCTTTGTGGGCTCGAATTCAGGAGGAGAAtacaaaaagtgaaaaattgtTACGAGACCGTATCCAGCAAGTTACAGGTTTGATTAGTAACTTTATGAATAAGGATCTACCAGTGATACTGGAGAAAACAGTAAAGAAGGAAATGGCTTCAGTTGGGCAAGCAGTAGTACGTGCTATGTCTCCTGCTGTGGAGAAAATAATATCTTCTTCTATTGTGGAGTCTTTCCAG AGAGGAGTGGGTGATAAGGCAGTGAACCAACTTGATAAATCAGTTAATTCAAAACTTGAAGCTACTGTAGCTAGGCAAATCCAAGCACAATTTCAGACAACTGGCAAGCAGGTGCTTCAG GATTCCATTAATTCAGCATCATCAATTACTCAAACCTTGAGTAGAGAAGTGCTTGAGGGCCACAGAAAGCTAGTGACACTCGCAGCTACAAGAACAAACTCAGGCACATTAAATACTCTGCCTGTCCAGCTGAACAATGGTCCTGTACTTCATGAAAAG GTCGAGGTGCCTCTGGATCCCACACAAGAGCTGGCAAGGTTGATTTCTGAACGGAAATATGAGGAGGCTTTCATTGGAGCTCTACATAGAAGTGATGTATCCATTGTATCTTGGTTATGTACTCAG GTTAATTTACACGGACTTTTGTCAATGGTTCCTCTTCCTTTAAGCCAAGGTGTACTGCTTTCACTTCTTCAGCAATTGGCTTGTGATATTAACAATGATACACCGCGAAAGATTGTGTGGTTGACTGATGTGGCTGCTGCCATAAACCCGTCAGACCCAACGATTGCGATGCACACGCGATCCATCTTTGAGCAAGTCTATCAGATACTGAATCATCAACGTAGCTTGCCTACAATGACTGGAGTTGATCTCTCAAGTATCCGTCTTTTATTGCATGTCGTCAACTCCATGCTTATGACATGTAAATGA